The following are from one region of the Salvia hispanica cultivar TCC Black 2014 chromosome 1, UniMelb_Shisp_WGS_1.0, whole genome shotgun sequence genome:
- the LOC125203101 gene encoding branched-chain-amino-acid aminotransferase 2, chloroplastic-like, with protein MFLKTATTRILSRITSTPPHKSQIGLRFLGGQAASPLQESVVEEEMEWENLGFGLVQTDYMYVMKCGEENEFEAGQLSRFGNIELSPSAGVLNYGQGIFEGTKAYRSENGGLFLFRPQENAIRMQIGADRMCMQSPSVHQFIHAVKQTALANRRWIPPPGIGSLYIRPLLIGSGPVLGLAPSSEYTFLVYASPVGNYFKEGTKPINLYVEDVFHRAGRGGAGGVKSITNYAPVLKAMRRAKDKGFSDVLYLDANNKRDIEEVSSSNVFMLKGNVISTPPTNGTILEGITRKSIMDIARDLGYQVEERSIPIEELLGADEVFCTGTAVVVAPVGSITYKGNRVEYKMSTELGCLKLHSTLVGIQRGEIEDSRGWLVQIE; from the exons aTGTTTCTCAAAACCGCAACCACCAGAATCCTAAGCAGGATTACATCAACACCTCCCCACAAATCACAG ATTGGATTGAGATTTTTGGGAGGCCAAGCTGCGTCTCCTCTACAAGAGAG tgtggtggagGAAGAAATGGAGTGGGAAAATTTGGGATTTGGTTTGGTGCAGACTGATTATATGTATGTGATGAAGTGTGGAGAAGAAAACGAGTTCGAGGCGGGTCAACTCAGTCGTTTTGGCAATATTGAATTGAGTCCTTCTGCTGGAGTCTTGAATTATGGACAG GGAATTTTCGAAGGCACGAAAGCTTACCGAAGCGAAAATGGCGGTCTCTTTCTCTTCCGCCCACAAGAAAACGCGATTCGCATGCAAATCGGCGCTGACAGAATGTGTATGCAGTCTCCTTCAGTTCATCAATTCATCCATGCCGTCAAGCAAACCGCTCTCGCCAACCGCCGTTGG ATTCCTCCGCCGGGAATTGGATCTCTGTACATTCGGCCTCTGCTGATAGGGAGCGGGCCGGTTTTGGGGCTGGCGCCGTCTTCGGAGTACACATTTCTGGTGTATGCTTCTCCAGTTGGAAACTATTTCAAG GAAGGGACTAAGCCGATCAATTTGTACGTTGAGGATGTGTTCCATCGCGCTGGTCGTGGCGGAGCTGGAGGTGTGAAGAGCATCACGAATTATGCGCCG GTGTTGAAAGCCATGAGGAGAGCCAAGGATAAAGGATTCTCCGATGTCTTATACCTGGATGCGAACAACAAAAGAGACATTGAGGAGGTCTCTTCTTCTAATGTTTTCATGCTCAAG GGCAATGTTATCTCCACTCCACCCACCAATGGTACAATTCTAGAAGGAATTACGCGTAAAAGCATCATGGACATTGCACGAGATCTCGGTTATCAG GTTGAGGAGCGTTCTATTCCGATTGAAGAACTACTTGGCGCAGATGAAGTTTTCTGCACTGGAACCGCAGTTGTTGTTGCTCCTGTAGGAAGCATTACATACAAGGGTAACAG GGTCGAATATAAGATGAGCACTGAGCTTGGGTGCCTGAAACTTCACTCAACACTTGTTGGAATCCAAAGAGGTGAAATCGAAGATAGCAGGGGATGGTTGGTTCAAATTGAGTGA
- the LOC125201571 gene encoding branched-chain-amino-acid aminotransferase 2, chloroplastic-like — protein MIFKTLSSRIIRRITATPPHKSQIGVRFLGGQAASPLQESVVEEEMEWENLGFGLVQTDYMYVMKCGEEEDEFEAGQLSRFGNIELNPAAGVLNYGQGVFEGTKAYRSENGGLFLFRPRENAIRMQFGADRMCMQSPSVDQFIHAVKQTALANRRFIPPPGKGSLYIRPLLIGSGPVLGLAPSPEFTFLVYASPVGNYFKEGTAPISLYVEDEFHRAGRGGAGGVKSVTNYAPVLKAMKRAKDKGFSDVLYLDANNKRDVEEVSASNVFMVKDNVISTPPTKGTILEGITRKSIMDIAQDLGYQVEERSIPIEELLEADEVFCTGTAVSVAPVGSITYKGNRVEYKMSTELGSLKLHSRLVGIQRGEIEDSRGWLVQIE, from the exons atgATTTTCAAAACCTTGAGCAGCAGAATCATACGCAGGATTACAGCAACACCTCCCCACAAATCACAG ATTGGAGTGAGGTTTTTAGGAGGTCAAGCTGCGTCTCCTCTACAAGAGAG tgtggtaGAGGAAGAAATGGAGTGGGAGAATTTGGGATTTGGTTTGGTGCAGACTGATTATATGTATGTGATGAAGTGTGGAGAGGAAGAGGACGAGTTCGAGGCGGGTCAACTCAGTCGTTTTGGGAATATTGAATTGAATCCTGCTGCTGGAGTCTTGAATTATGGACAG GGAGTTTTCGAAGGCACGAAAGCTTACCGAAGCGAAAATGGCGGACTCTTCCTCTTCCGTCCACGAGAAAACGCGATTCGCATGCAATTCGGCGCCGACAGAATGTGTATGCAGTCTCCCTCAGTTGATCAATTCATCCATGCCGTCAAGCAAACCGCTCTCGCCAACCGCCGATTT ATTCCTCCGCCGGGAAAAGGATCTCTGTACATTCGGCCTCTGCTGATAGGGAGCGGGCCGGTTTTGGGGCTGGCGCCGTCACCGGAGTTCACATTTTTGGTGTATGCTTCTCCAGTTGGAAACTATTTCAAG GAAGGTACTGCGCCGATCAGCTTGTACGTTGAGGATGAGTTCCATCGCGCTGGTCGCGGTGGTGCTGGAGGTGTGAAAAGCGTCACGAATTATGCGCCG GTGTTGAAAGCGATGAAGAGAGCCAAGGATAAAGGATTCTCCGATGTTTTATACCTGGATGCGAACAATAAAAGAGATGTTGAGGAGGTCTCAGCTTCTAATGTTTTCATGGTGAAG GACAATGTTATCTCCACTCCACCCACCAAGGGAACGATTCTTGAAGGAATTACGCGTAAAAGCATCATGGATATTGCACAAGATCTTGGTTATCAG GTTGAGGAGCGTTCTATTCCGATTGAAGAACTACTTGAGGCAGACGAAGTTTTCTGCACTGGGACCGCAGTTAGTGTTGCTCCTGTAGGAAGTATTACATACAAGGGTAACAG GGTCGAATATAAGATGAGCACTGAGCTCGGGTCCCTGAAACTTCACTCAAGACTTGTTGGGATCCAAAGAGGTGAGATTGAAGATAGCAGGGGATGGTTAGTTCAAATTGAGTGA